In Canis lupus baileyi chromosome 15, mCanLup2.hap1, whole genome shotgun sequence, one genomic interval encodes:
- the AOC1 gene encoding diamine oxidase [copper-containing], whose amino-acid sequence MRPETLALGWAVAATLVLQALTTAKCTSQNLHGKARVFKDLSAQELKAVRRFLWSQEELRLEPSRTPTVAKNSVFLIEMLLPKKQNILRFLNKGGRPPVREARAVIFFGAQEHPNVTEFAVGPLPWPYYMRELPPRPGHRTTWTSRPITWAESVLLGQTLQKTTKPLHQFFLNTTGFSFQDCDSRCLTFTDVAPRGLASGERRSWFILQRSVEGYFLHPTGLELLIDHRSTDPQDWKVEQVWYNGKLYQSPEELARKYEEGQVDVVVLEDLPPKGQGRESTQEPPLFSSYKPRGEFPTPTTMNGPRQVQPQGPRYKLEGNTVHYGGWSFSFRLRSSSGLQILNVHFNCEHIAYEVSVQEAVALYGGHTPAGMQTNYIDVGWGLGSVTHELAPGIDCPDTATFLDALHYYDADDPVRYPRALCVFEMPTGVPLRRHFNSNFSGGFNFYAGLPGQVLVLRTTSTVYNYDYIWDFIFYHNGVLEAKMHATGYIHATFYTPEGLHYGTRLHTHLLGNMHTHLVHYRIDLDVAGTKNSFQTLQMKLENITNPWSPRHHLVQSTLKQMSYHRERQAAFRFGQTLPKYLLFTSPKENRWHHKRSYRLQIHSMADQVLPLGWQQERAVTWARYPLAVTKYRESEVCSSSIYNQNDPWDPPVVFEEFLHNNENIENEDLVAWVTVGFLHIPHSEDIPNTSTPGNSVGFLLRPFNFFPEDPSLASKDTVIVWPRDSGPNYVQRWIPEEDGDCLMPDPFSYNGTYRPV is encoded by the exons ATGCGGCCAGAGACGCTGGCCCTCGGCTGGGCCGTCGCCGCCACCCTGGTGCTACAGGCACTGACCACGGCCAAGTGCACCTCACAGAACCTGCATGGCAAGGCCAGGGTGTTCAAAGACCTGAGCGCCCAAGAGCTGAAGGCTGTGCGCCGCTTCCTCTGGTCCCAGGAGGAGCTGAGGCTGGAGCCCTCTAGAACACCGACGGTGGCCAAGAACTCCGTGTTCCTCATTGAGATGCTGCTACCCAAGAAGCAAAACATACTGAGATTTCTGAATAAAGGTGGAAGGCCTCCTGTTCGGGAGGCCCGTGCTGTCATCTTCTTCGGAGCCCAGGAGCATCCCAATGTCACCGAGTTTGCGGTGGGGCCCCTGCCATGGCCTTACTACATGCGAGAGCTgccccccaggcctgggcacCGCACCACGTGGACCTCCCGACCCATCACCTGGGCAGAGTCTGTCCTCCTGGGCCAGACCCTGCAGAAGACCACCAAACCCCTGCACCAATTTTTTCTTAATACCACAGGCTTTTCTTTCCAAGACTGTGACTCTCGATGCCTAACTTTCACAGACGTGGCACCTCGGGGCTTGGCCTCCGGTGAGCGCCGCTCCTGGTTCATCCTACAGCGCTCTGTAGAAGGCTACTTTTTGCACCCCACTGGCCTGGAGCTCCTCATAGATCACAGGAGCACAGACCCCCAAGACTGGAAAGTGGAGCAGGTCTGGTACAATGGAAAGCTCTACCAGAGCCCGGAAGAGCTGGCTCGGAAGTATGAAGAGGGACAGGTGGATGTGGTGGTTCTGGAGGACCTTCCCCCCAagggccagggcagggagagCACCCAGGAACCGCCCCTCTTCTCCTCCTACAAGCCACGTGGGgagttccccacccccaccaccatgaACGGCCCCCGGCAGGTGCAACCCCAAGGCCCCCGCTACAAGCTGGAGGGCAACACAGTGCACTACGGCGGCTGGAGCTTCTCTTTCAGGCTGCGCTCCTCCTCGGGGCTACAGATCCTGAACGTGCACTTCAACTGTGAGCACATCGCCTATGAGGTGAGCGTGCAGGAGGCCGTGGCACTGTACGGAGGGCACACGCCTGCAGGCATGCAGACCAACTACATCGACGTGGGCTGGGGCTTGGGCAGCGTCACTCACGAGTTGGCCCCCGGCATCGACTGCCCGGACACGGCCACCTTCCTGGATGCCCTCCACTACTATGATGCCGATGACCCCGTGCGCTACCCGCGAGCCCTCTGCGTGTTTGAGATGCCCACAGGCGTGCCCCTTCGCCGACACTTCAATTCCAACTTCAGTGGGGGCTTCAACTTCTATGCCGGGCTGCCGGGCCAGGTGCTGGTGCTACGGACGACGTCAACCGTCTACAACTATGACTACATCTGGGACTTCATCTTCTACCACAACGGGGTGCTGGAAGCCAAGATGCACGCCACTGGCTACATCCACGCCACCTTCTACACCCCCGAGGGGCTGCACTATGGGACCCGCCTGCACACACACCTGCTTGGCAACATGCACACTCACTTAGTGCATTACCGCATTGACCTGGACGTGGCAG GCACCAAGAATAGTTTCCAGACCCTGCAGATGAAGCTAGAGAACATCACCAACCCCTGGAGCCCAAGACACCACCTGGTCCAATCAACCCTGAAGCAGATGAGTTACCACCGGGAGCGCCAGGCAGCCTTCCGCTTCGGACAGACTCTGCCCAAGTACCTGCTCTTTACTAGTCCCAAGGAGAACCGCTGGCATCATAAGCGCAGCTACCGGCTACAGATCCACTCCATGGCCGACCAGGTGCTGCCCCTGGGCTGGCAGCAGGAGCGGGCTGTCACCTGGGCCAG GTACCCCCTGGCAGTGACCAAGTACCGGGAATCAGAGGTGTGCAGCAGCAGCATCTATAACCAGAACGATCCCTGGGACCCACCTGTGGTCTTTGAGGAGTTTCTCCACAACAATGAGAACATTGAAAACGAG GACTTGGTGGCCTGGGTCACCGTGGGTTTTCTGCACATTCCCCACTCAGAGGACATCCCTAACACTTCCACACCGGGAAACTCCGTGGGCTTCCTGCTCCGGCCTTTCAACTTCTTCCCTGAGGACCCATCCCTGGCGTCCAAAGACACCGTGATTGTGTGGCCTCGGGACAGTGGCCCCAACTATGTCCAGCGCTGGATCCCTGAGGAGGATGGGGACTGCTTAATGCCTGACCCTTTTAGCTACAATGGAACCTACAGGCCTGTGTGA